The window GTTACAGATTTTATTGAAAATGCAATTAAAAATTTTCCAAGACCTGAAAACATCACTTTTGAACTTCTTGAGAGCGAACAGATTGAGAATTTTGATGAAATCAAAAATTTTATTGAGCATGTCCGAAAATATGGAGTGAAGATTGCAATTGATGATTTTGGTAGCGGATACTCAAATTTCTCCTATCTTGTTCAACTTAAACCAGATATTTTAAAACTCGATGGTTCTTTAATTAAAGGAATTGCATCAGATGAAAGTAGTTACCTAATTACAAAACTGATTGTCGAATTTGCACACAAAAGTGGTTTTACAGTTATCGCAGAATTTGTTGATTCTGAGGAGATTTTAAACAAGGGTATTGAACTTGGGATAGATAGCTTCCAAGGATTTTATTTAGCAAAACCGTCAAAAGATGTTTAAATGTTTGGATTTCTGAAGTTTCTATATTTTGCCTTTCACTCACTCATAATTGGTTTAGCAATCATACTTTCTGGAGTTATAACTATTCTAATTTACTCAATTCTATTTGGTCTAAATATTGAAGTGGATAGAGAGTTTGAGGGTGTCTATGTTGGAAATATTTTTATTAAATATGAAGATAAATTTTCAATAATTGCCGATGAGGTCAGAGTAGAGATTAAAGAGAATAATGAGACGACAGAA of the Thiovulum sp. ES genome contains:
- a CDS encoding EAL domain-containing protein (PFAM: EAL domain) yields the protein LVRLFDGKKYLTPFHFLPYAKKTKYYFEITKVVITKSFQTFRNTNSKFSINLSVDDITNREVTDFIENAIKNFPRPENITFELLESEQIENFDEIKNFIEHVRKYGVKIAIDDFGSGYSNFSYLVQLKPDILKLDGSLIKGIASDESSYLITKLIVEFAHKSGFTVIAEFVDSEEILNKGIELGIDSFQGFYLAKPSKDV